Proteins from a single region of Spirochaetaceae bacterium:
- the ccsA gene encoding cytochrome c biogenesis protein CcsA: MPSNPRRNAGCWNAARRRVPPPAAGSPRRDAGCTGAMVAAARTGVRVPAGAAAARRRGTAAFLRGTVVVCVLLVVAAAGGAQETGGAGLDEVRTFAPGELRVADLGPLQRVVVVEGGRTMPLDSFARFTLLRLSGRRSYERRPAIEWLARVLFTPNETHEDDIFVVDNPEVIDAMGLPSRGRDRYSLSFLLPGLDELERLAADAAAIGEDNRTIVEREIIRLWNNVGLYANLLSSFAFTYPHRDFQVDDAAVAELLGLPGTGTYSYLDIALRRAELREAATAAGLAHASSGAFSRSDGLLLRLSQSLAAWQNNFVGLPLAIIPAGGFGAAQWLTPWQALAGDQVAVLGQEQRRAVETELLALRDLQVAYLEGRDLRFALATRQFTDSVQRRAGDELNIKNPALEILYNRTNPYLAARMAYGAGLLVLALSFVGWRTWLYRASLVLLVAGCIPHTFGLVLRILITDRPPVTNLFETFVFVGWGAAVCGIVMEYLRKRYLGVFSGLAGGFVFLLLSGKFAAEDTMPVLQAVLDTNFWLSTHVTVITTGYMACCVAGLIGHVYMVQAIVRGRSGGRERVTDRRLAHTYRTMFGTLALGLTLSFVGTMLGGIWADQSWGRFWGWDPKENGALLIVLWCAILFHARMGKMIGPFGMAAGSALLIVVVMMAWFGINLLGVGLHSYGFIDGVLLGLLAYSAVQVAVVAALAGWYRHQQRRGSQPPQPPARGAAIAANGTAHAAERVAAGTAAR; this comes from the coding sequence ATGCCTAGCAACCCGCGGCGCAACGCCGGCTGCTGGAATGCGGCGCGACGCCGGGTTCCGCCACCGGCCGCCGGCAGTCCGCGGCGCGACGCCGGTTGCACCGGAGCGATGGTCGCGGCAGCGCGCACCGGCGTGCGTGTGCCCGCCGGTGCCGCCGCCGCGCGGCGCCGCGGTACCGCGGCGTTCCTGCGCGGCACCGTCGTGGTATGCGTGCTGCTGGTGGTTGCGGCAGCCGGCGGCGCCCAGGAGACCGGCGGCGCCGGTCTCGACGAAGTGCGCACGTTCGCGCCCGGCGAGCTGCGAGTCGCCGACCTCGGCCCGCTGCAGCGGGTGGTGGTGGTGGAGGGGGGCCGCACGATGCCGCTCGACAGCTTTGCCCGGTTTACCCTGCTGCGGCTGTCCGGACGGCGCAGCTACGAGCGGCGTCCGGCCATCGAATGGCTGGCGCGGGTACTGTTCACCCCCAACGAGACGCACGAAGACGATATCTTCGTGGTGGACAACCCGGAGGTGATCGACGCCATGGGCCTGCCGTCGCGGGGGCGCGACCGCTACAGTTTGTCGTTTCTGTTGCCGGGACTGGACGAATTGGAGCGTCTGGCCGCGGACGCGGCGGCGATCGGCGAGGACAACCGCACCATTGTCGAGCGCGAGATCATCCGGCTGTGGAACAACGTCGGGCTGTATGCGAACCTGCTCTCCTCGTTCGCGTTCACCTACCCGCATCGCGACTTCCAGGTGGACGATGCGGCGGTCGCGGAACTGCTCGGGCTGCCCGGCACCGGCACCTACAGCTACCTCGACATCGCCCTGCGCCGCGCCGAGCTGCGCGAGGCGGCCACCGCCGCGGGGTTGGCCCACGCCTCCAGCGGCGCGTTCAGCCGCTCGGACGGACTGCTGCTTCGGCTCAGCCAGAGCCTGGCCGCGTGGCAGAACAACTTCGTCGGATTGCCGCTGGCGATCATTCCGGCGGGCGGCTTCGGCGCCGCGCAATGGCTCACGCCGTGGCAGGCGCTCGCCGGCGACCAGGTGGCGGTGCTCGGGCAGGAGCAGCGGCGCGCCGTGGAGACGGAACTGTTGGCGCTGCGCGACCTGCAGGTAGCCTACCTCGAGGGCCGCGACCTGCGCTTCGCCTTGGCCACCCGCCAGTTCACCGACTCCGTGCAGCGGCGCGCCGGGGACGAACTGAACATCAAGAACCCGGCGCTGGAGATTCTCTACAACCGCACCAACCCCTACCTGGCGGCGCGCATGGCGTACGGCGCCGGACTGCTGGTGCTGGCGCTGTCGTTCGTCGGCTGGCGGACTTGGCTGTACCGTGCCAGCCTCGTCCTGCTGGTGGCCGGCTGCATTCCCCACACGTTCGGACTGGTGTTGCGCATCCTGATCACCGACCGGCCGCCGGTCACCAACCTGTTCGAGACGTTCGTGTTCGTGGGCTGGGGGGCCGCGGTGTGCGGGATCGTGATGGAGTACCTGCGCAAGCGCTATCTCGGCGTGTTCAGCGGGCTGGCCGGCGGCTTCGTGTTCCTGCTGCTGTCGGGCAAGTTCGCCGCCGAGGACACCATGCCGGTACTGCAGGCGGTGCTGGACACCAACTTCTGGCTCTCCACCCACGTTACCGTGATCACGACCGGCTACATGGCGTGTTGCGTAGCCGGCCTGATCGGCCACGTGTACATGGTGCAGGCGATCGTGCGCGGGCGTTCCGGCGGGCGCGAGCGGGTGACCGACCGGCGGCTGGCGCACACCTACCGGACCATGTTCGGGACGCTGGCACTGGGCCTGACCTTGTCGTTCGTGGGCACCATGCTCGGCGGCATCTGGGCGGACCAGTCCTGGGGCCGGTTCTGGGGCTGGGATCCGAAGGAGAACGGCGCCCTGTTGATCGTGCTGTGGTGCGCGATCCTGTTCCACGCGCGGATGGGCAAGATGATCGGCCCGTTCGGCATGGCGGCGGGGAGCGCGCTGCTGATCGTGGTGGTCATGATGGCGTGGTTCGGCATCAACCTGCTGGGCGTGGGGCTGCATTCGTACGGTTTCATCGACGGCGTGCTGCTCGGTCTGCTGGCGTACAGCGCGGTGCAGGTGGCGGTGGTGGCGGCGCTGGCCGGCTGGTACCGTCACCAGCAGCGGCGCGGATCGCAGCCGCCGCAGCCGCCTGCGCGGGGCGCCGCCATCGCGGCCAATGGTACGGCCCACGCTGCCGAGCGCGTGGCCGCCGGGACCGCGGCGCGGTGA
- a CDS encoding mechanosensitive ion channel translates to MTVMFTQLLSELTAFLDRTAAALAAVGPRLAAALALLLAGVVLAYVVRGVSRRLIRRLARFVSAREARRGRANELRRFADETIGRVLFWTVLLLFALPATETLGVPVVSAWFGGAARYLPQLFAALLIVFGGSIAGRLLADVIARAAPTTGIAHGATLARLAQIATLTVSVLVAVDQAGLSVGFLTDVLLLVLGGGMLAGAITFGLGARATVANILACSQVQKTYRVGHRIRVGDHQGEIVATTATAVVLESDEGRVSVPAAIFDRMVSVRLLERT, encoded by the coding sequence ATGACCGTCATGTTCACCCAGCTACTATCGGAACTCACCGCGTTCCTCGATCGCACGGCCGCGGCGCTGGCCGCGGTCGGGCCGCGGCTGGCAGCCGCGCTCGCCCTGCTGCTGGCCGGCGTGGTGCTCGCTTACGTCGTACGCGGCGTCAGTCGTCGCCTGATCCGGCGGCTGGCGCGCTTTGTCTCCGCTCGCGAGGCACGGCGCGGGCGCGCCAATGAACTCCGCCGTTTCGCCGACGAGACCATCGGCAGAGTGCTGTTCTGGACGGTGCTGCTGCTGTTCGCACTGCCGGCGACCGAAACGCTCGGCGTGCCGGTGGTCTCCGCCTGGTTCGGCGGCGCCGCACGCTACCTGCCACAACTGTTTGCCGCACTCCTGATCGTGTTCGGCGGCTCGATCGCCGGCCGCCTGCTCGCCGACGTGATCGCACGCGCGGCTCCCACCACCGGAATCGCCCATGGAGCGACGCTCGCCCGGCTGGCGCAGATCGCTACCCTCACCGTCAGCGTTCTGGTCGCCGTCGACCAGGCGGGCTTGTCGGTAGGGTTCCTGACCGACGTGCTGCTGCTCGTTCTCGGCGGCGGGATGCTCGCCGGCGCGATCACGTTCGGGCTCGGCGCCCGCGCGACCGTGGCGAACATTCTCGCCTGCTCACAGGTGCAGAAAACCTATCGAGTGGGACATCGGATCCGTGTCGGCGACCACCAGGGCGAGATCGTGGCCACCACCGCCACGGCGGTGGTGCTCGAATCGGACGAGGGGCGGGTATCGGTGCCGGCGGCGATCTTCGACCGGATGGTGTCGGTCCGGCTCCTGGAGCGGACATGA
- a CDS encoding cytochrome c biogenesis protein ResB, giving the protein MLAAAIKRYPVVRVLIDLRVTVACLSLLFVLTFLGTMHQIDNGIYSAQKKYFESFFTLAAGFVPLPGAQLVLWVLCVNLAAATVYRFAYRARRIGILIIHGGLFALFFGMFFTQYFAQESFLSLLEGEGGNVTTDYFDWEVAVWDPAGETRRVAAVDAAELADGNTVRIDRYGVELRPQRYFAHAQAFSRSGGAPSPWINGSGIDSLAEARVSPDPQENFPGVLLTVAHRDGSAEVLLYGADVAPASVPVAGGRLAVALRRKHYVMPLVVTLDDFRAEFHPNSDTPRSFESDVILSTPQFTRSARISMNHPLRHAGYTFYQASYAIDATGRETSTLAVVHNRSRVVPYVGTLVVGLGLAVHFVQTLVLRRRRRPAPRAGSPDGGIHA; this is encoded by the coding sequence ATGTTAGCCGCCGCCATCAAGCGCTACCCGGTGGTGCGCGTGCTCATCGACCTGCGCGTCACGGTGGCGTGCCTGTCGCTGCTGTTCGTACTGACCTTTCTGGGGACCATGCACCAGATCGACAACGGCATCTACTCGGCGCAGAAGAAGTACTTCGAGTCGTTCTTCACTCTGGCAGCCGGGTTCGTGCCGTTGCCGGGCGCGCAGCTCGTGCTTTGGGTGCTGTGCGTGAACCTGGCGGCGGCGACCGTCTACCGGTTCGCGTACAGGGCAAGGCGGATCGGCATCCTGATCATCCACGGCGGCCTGTTCGCGCTGTTCTTCGGCATGTTCTTTACCCAGTACTTTGCCCAGGAGTCGTTCCTCTCGCTGCTGGAGGGCGAAGGCGGCAACGTGACCACCGACTACTTCGACTGGGAGGTGGCGGTGTGGGATCCCGCCGGCGAGACGCGCCGCGTGGCGGCCGTGGACGCGGCCGAGCTGGCGGACGGCAATACGGTCCGCATTGACCGCTACGGCGTGGAGCTTCGCCCACAGCGCTACTTCGCCCATGCGCAGGCGTTCAGCCGTTCCGGCGGCGCCCCGTCGCCGTGGATCAACGGTTCCGGCATCGACAGCCTTGCCGAGGCGCGCGTGTCGCCCGATCCGCAGGAGAACTTTCCCGGCGTGCTGCTGACGGTGGCCCACCGCGACGGCAGCGCCGAGGTGTTGCTGTATGGCGCCGACGTGGCGCCGGCGTCGGTGCCGGTCGCCGGCGGCCGGCTGGCGGTGGCGTTGCGGCGCAAGCACTACGTGATGCCGCTGGTCGTGACGCTCGACGACTTTCGCGCCGAGTTCCACCCCAACTCCGACACGCCGCGCAGTTTCGAGAGCGACGTGATCCTGAGCACGCCGCAGTTCACGCGCAGCGCCCGGATCTCGATGAACCATCCGCTGCGCCACGCCGGGTACACGTTCTACCAGGCTTCCTACGCCATAGACGCCACCGGGCGGGAGACCTCGACGCTCGCGGTGGTGCACAACCGCAGCCGCGTGGTGCCGTATGTCGGCACCCTGGTGGTGGGACTGGGGCTGGCCGTTCACTTTGTGCAGACCCTGGTGCTGCGGCGGCGGAGGCGTCCCGCGCCGCGGGCCGGATCACCGGACGGGGGAATCCATGCCTAG
- a CDS encoding magnesium transporter, with protein MSDATGASQALLETYFGAYPGEAARTLQAVPAADARDMLAATRAGAAAAVLARLDPDQAVAVTATMGDELFRRLWQAMDAGTAAALLARLDPDSRRARIAALPAPLAGELEDLMSYPADSAGSLMDSEVTLFHADETAGDALTRIRNLPGRRILDLCVVDDDGELTAVATLQQVAVAQTDTPLAQLATAPPVCVQAMSSRTEVVELLEAYKLASLPVVDFDRRLRGIIRHDALVDAAQREVSNNLQTMVGAGREERALSRLSLVVRKRLPWLQINLGTAFLASAVVALFEDTIARFTALAVLLPVVAGQSGNTGAQAMAVAMRGLALREFRPRAWFPVVRKEIMAGFINGIAIAVVACAVVYLWYGTMDLPLILGPAMIFSMTIAGLTGALIPIILTALGRDPAQSASIVLTTVTDVMGFMSFLGLAFLLTTVIGRMPS; from the coding sequence ATGAGTGACGCGACCGGCGCATCGCAGGCCCTGCTGGAGACCTATTTCGGCGCCTATCCTGGGGAGGCGGCCCGTACCTTGCAGGCAGTCCCGGCCGCGGATGCACGGGACATGCTCGCCGCGACGCGCGCCGGCGCGGCGGCTGCGGTGCTTGCACGCCTGGACCCCGACCAGGCCGTGGCGGTCACCGCGACGATGGGAGACGAACTGTTCCGGCGCCTGTGGCAGGCCATGGACGCCGGCACAGCAGCCGCGTTGTTGGCCCGGCTCGATCCTGACAGCCGCAGGGCACGCATTGCTGCTCTGCCTGCGCCGCTCGCCGGCGAACTCGAGGACTTGATGAGCTACCCCGCCGACTCGGCCGGGAGCCTGATGGACTCCGAGGTGACGCTGTTCCACGCCGACGAAACCGCGGGTGACGCACTGACGCGAATCCGCAACCTGCCGGGGCGACGCATCCTGGACTTGTGCGTGGTCGACGACGACGGGGAGCTGACCGCGGTGGCCACACTGCAGCAGGTGGCAGTAGCCCAGACCGACACGCCGCTCGCGCAGTTGGCCACCGCGCCTCCGGTGTGCGTGCAAGCGATGTCGTCACGCACCGAAGTCGTGGAGTTGCTGGAGGCCTACAAGCTGGCGTCGCTGCCGGTCGTCGACTTCGACAGGCGGCTGCGCGGGATCATCCGCCACGATGCGCTCGTGGATGCCGCCCAGCGCGAAGTCAGCAACAACCTGCAAACCATGGTCGGCGCCGGCCGCGAGGAACGCGCCCTGTCCAGGCTGTCGCTGGTGGTGCGCAAACGCTTGCCGTGGCTGCAGATCAACCTCGGGACGGCGTTCCTTGCCTCGGCGGTAGTCGCCCTGTTCGAAGACACCATCGCACGGTTCACCGCGCTGGCCGTCCTGCTGCCGGTGGTGGCGGGCCAGTCGGGCAACACCGGTGCGCAGGCGATGGCGGTGGCGATGCGTGGGCTGGCGCTGCGCGAGTTCCGTCCGCGCGCGTGGTTCCCGGTGGTGCGCAAGGAAATCATGGCCGGGTTCATCAACGGCATCGCCATCGCGGTGGTCGCCTGCGCGGTAGTCTACCTGTGGTACGGGACCATGGATCTGCCACTGATCCTGGGGCCAGCGATGATCTTCTCGATGACCATAGCCGGCCTCACCGGCGCCCTGATCCCGATCATCCTGACCGCCCTCGGCCGTGACCCGGCGCAATCGGCTTCCATCGTGCTGACCACCGTCACCGACGTAATGGGGTTCATGAGCTTCCTCGGTCTGGCGTTCCTGCTGACCACCGTGATTGGACGCATGCCGTCATGA
- a CDS encoding twin-arginine translocase TatA/TatE family subunit, producing the protein MFGLGIWEIALLCIALLVFVRPEELPKVMGKLGQWYGRVTGSSRYIMRRLQEPFELDDEQAGGDGTAGSANSIADNGARPEPRRTAPGGRRRGETEPDGGDGK; encoded by the coding sequence GTGTTCGGCCTCGGTATCTGGGAGATCGCTCTGCTGTGTATCGCGCTCCTGGTGTTCGTACGGCCCGAGGAGCTGCCGAAGGTGATGGGCAAGCTCGGGCAGTGGTATGGCAGGGTAACGGGGTCGTCGCGCTACATCATGCGCCGGCTCCAGGAGCCGTTCGAGTTGGACGACGAGCAGGCCGGCGGCGATGGAACGGCGGGCAGCGCGAATTCCATCGCCGACAACGGCGCACGTCCGGAGCCGCGCAGGACGGCGCCGGGTGGGCGGCGCCGCGGCGAAACCGAACCTGATGGAGGCGACGGGAAATGA
- a CDS encoding twin-arginine translocase TatA/TatE family subunit: MIPGGAEWIIIGGVVLVLFGASAIPRFARSIGRAKKEFEKGQRDGARQAEGERNGEEAPAADDSDERSSG, translated from the coding sequence ATGATACCAGGCGGAGCGGAGTGGATCATAATCGGCGGGGTGGTGCTGGTGTTGTTCGGCGCCTCGGCGATTCCGCGTTTCGCGCGCTCGATCGGGCGCGCCAAGAAGGAATTCGAGAAAGGCCAGCGCGACGGCGCGCGCCAGGCGGAAGGGGAACGCAACGGCGAGGAAGCGCCCGCCGCGGACGACTCCGACGAGCGCTCCTCGGGCTGA
- a CDS encoding CBS domain-containing protein produces the protein MTEHLLAVVGAFVRAHTANAARVLEARPPDDLAAFLAAVPSDLAAVLVAQMEVLAGARGLERTPPARAAEMVGSVPPTRAVALVRGMAVEARQQVLAALPADRGGHLEYLLSFRAHTVGAHMDTRVLTVPPETTASDAVALIRANPAHAAHLLYVVDRERRLAGVVSLKELLASSASAPVAGLMAREVASLRVRDSLSSVRVAPSWSRYRMLPVLDERGLFAGVLRHSSQREEHDPDNRSGDPSGQAAAALGDLYRIGLTALFNGAVGGETHLPHVETAAGRGRLRGRARAAREGVVSDE, from the coding sequence ATGACCGAGCATCTGCTTGCCGTGGTCGGTGCGTTCGTACGCGCGCACACGGCGAACGCCGCCCGCGTGCTGGAGGCGCGGCCGCCGGACGACCTAGCCGCCTTTCTGGCCGCCGTCCCGAGCGATCTGGCTGCCGTGCTGGTGGCGCAGATGGAGGTGCTTGCCGGCGCGCGCGGACTGGAGCGGACGCCGCCGGCGCGCGCTGCCGAGATGGTCGGATCGGTTCCGCCGACGCGCGCCGTGGCCCTGGTGCGCGGCATGGCCGTCGAGGCGCGACAACAGGTACTGGCGGCGCTGCCCGCGGACCGCGGCGGCCACCTCGAGTACCTGCTGAGCTTTCGCGCCCACACCGTCGGCGCGCACATGGACACACGGGTGTTGACCGTCCCGCCGGAGACCACCGCTTCCGATGCCGTTGCGCTCATACGCGCCAACCCGGCACACGCGGCGCACCTCCTGTACGTGGTCGATCGCGAACGCAGACTGGCAGGCGTGGTGAGCCTCAAGGAGTTGCTGGCGAGTTCCGCCTCGGCCCCGGTCGCCGGCCTCATGGCGCGCGAAGTGGCGTCGTTGCGGGTGCGTGATTCGCTGTCGTCGGTGCGGGTCGCCCCCTCCTGGAGCAGGTACCGCATGCTGCCGGTGCTCGACGAGCGCGGTCTGTTCGCCGGCGTCCTGCGACACTCGTCGCAGCGCGAGGAGCACGATCCGGACAACCGGTCCGGCGATCCCTCCGGTCAGGCCGCGGCGGCCCTGGGGGATCTGTACCGCATCGGTCTGACCGCGTTGTTCAACGGCGCCGTCGGAGGGGAGACTCACTTGCCCCATGTTGAAACGGCAGCCGGTCGCGGCCGCCTGCGCGGCCGGGCTCGCGCAGCGCGCGAGGGAGTGGTGTCGGATGAGTGA
- the tatC gene encoding twin-arginine translocase subunit TatC, with protein MTASPGTMPFLQHAAELRKRLLVSLLAALAAAIVCYTFYESVLAVLLRPLDAVPDVAAAAGGDAYLFINTIFEGFLVRVKVALIAGVVLSLPVHFYNVIRFIFPGLTLRERRAISGALAASFVLLLVGFLYSYYSVIPLSVRFLTSSGFTPPGVGLLLNFGRNVFFVFQFLLVFLLVFQIPILLVVLMMTGAVTRRALLRASRYAVVLIFALSAVVTPPDVVSQVSLAVPMVGMFFLSILVAKLFGFGAE; from the coding sequence ATGACGGCTTCGCCGGGCACCATGCCCTTCCTGCAGCATGCCGCCGAGTTGCGCAAGCGTCTGCTGGTCTCGCTGCTGGCGGCGCTGGCGGCGGCGATCGTGTGCTATACGTTCTACGAGTCGGTGCTGGCCGTACTGCTGCGCCCGCTGGACGCCGTGCCCGACGTCGCCGCGGCCGCAGGCGGCGACGCCTACCTGTTCATCAACACCATATTCGAAGGGTTTCTGGTGCGCGTGAAGGTGGCGCTGATCGCCGGCGTGGTGCTGTCGCTGCCGGTACACTTCTACAACGTGATACGGTTCATCTTCCCCGGCCTCACGCTGCGCGAGCGGCGTGCGATCTCGGGAGCGCTGGCGGCATCGTTCGTGTTGCTGTTGGTCGGTTTCCTGTACAGCTACTACAGCGTGATTCCGCTGTCGGTGCGCTTCCTGACCAGTTCCGGCTTCACGCCGCCCGGCGTGGGTCTGCTGCTGAATTTCGGGCGCAACGTGTTCTTCGTGTTCCAGTTCCTGCTGGTGTTCCTGCTGGTATTTCAGATCCCGATCCTGTTGGTGGTGCTGATGATGACCGGGGCGGTGACGCGGCGTGCCCTGCTGCGCGCAAGCCGCTACGCGGTGGTATTGATCTTCGCCTTGTCGGCCGTGGTCACGCCGCCGGACGTGGTGTCGCAGGTGAGCCTGGCGGTGCCGATGGTGGGCATGTTCTTCCTGTCGATCCTGGTGGCCAAGCTGTTCGGCTTCGGGGCAGAGTAG
- a CDS encoding Hsp20/alpha crystallin family protein, with translation MRTLVTHKSPLGGVDRWFDALFQDWARPGSSNAPPVDICQDDDGYVVEVELPGLSNNDFSVDVDQNLLTVASTRDESAEGTRRGYVVRERRAGSFKRSFMLPQDIDTDRISANFKDGLLTVRLQRAAKPKPKQIAIKSGG, from the coding sequence ATGAGGACCCTCGTCACCCACAAGTCACCGCTCGGAGGCGTCGACCGCTGGTTCGACGCGCTGTTTCAGGACTGGGCGCGCCCCGGTTCGTCCAACGCCCCGCCCGTGGACATCTGCCAGGATGACGACGGCTACGTCGTCGAGGTGGAACTGCCGGGGCTGAGCAACAACGACTTCAGCGTCGACGTGGACCAGAACCTGCTCACCGTCGCATCGACCCGGGACGAGAGCGCCGAGGGCACGCGCAGGGGTTACGTCGTGCGCGAGCGCCGAGCCGGCTCCTTCAAGCGGTCGTTCATGCTGCCGCAGGACATCGACACCGACCGCATCAGCGCCAACTTCAAGGACGGCCTGCTCACGGTGCGCCTCCAGCGCGCGGCCAAGCCGAAACCGAAGCAGATCGCCATCAAGAGCGGCGGCTAG